From the Gramella sp. Hel_I_59 genome, one window contains:
- a CDS encoding ATP-binding cassette domain-containing protein — protein MKKKDRSMRIINAYQNNLKNLNLEIPENKLIVLTGLSGSGKSSLAMGVIGNEGYRFFLESLPVYNQQNANLIPTAEVDDIEDLPPVIKVEQSKRFQSINTTFGTLSELASVFRIIFARYSASKPMSKSLFSFNHPKGACENCRGIGEAEYIDIEKLVGDENKTLREGAITTTLPGGYIVYSQITVEELDKVCHAHGFSVDIPWKDLTEEQKDVVLNGSDRLKVFYGKHTLESRLRWEGFKAKPREEGYYKGMLPIMQDILRRDRNKNILRFASSSICPACQGARIKPDHLKFKWQNRNFAEWMEIPLSELHKLLGSLELKGGEQDLVSKIQVQLDDLVQLGMGEYCLSTPSSKISSGDAQRVKLIKQVNSNLQGILYIFDEPSIGLAENYQKHLRHILQRLIARGNTVMVVEHDLNFIRSADWIIELGPEAGKNGGEIIFNGSIEKFLKSDSNSSPTLAEMNASEEDSSDVSSNSIATITAETGRLTVISRKNEAIEKKLQEISEERDLKLVTVSDQPIGKTPRSNPATYTGLADKIRDLLAKSDDAKTRKLAKVSFSFNNKSGRCEECEGAGVISLSMNVMGTINQVCPVCKGKRFKKEVLEVKWYGKNIADIYNLSILEAIDFFAADRKILNILKLMKDLGLEYLKLGQPSNTLSGGEAQRIKLTKHFAKPSRDNILILEEPSIGLHQRNVRQLITALHKLKEQTAGIVCFENHELFKMQADAYFDNSQAALVTSKPELEIQQTDEIRIRGARTHYLKDLDLELQKNTLSVVTGISGSGKSSLLIDTVHAYGMQEMTRQFSAYQQSRVGVNFQMEVDQIDGLTPTICVTRKVPNFTNRSDLAKQTGIDKLLRFAFSRKAEFEGEELSASHFSNNHELGKCKICDGLGEELLPDVKKLAPNTNLSVSEGVFEHNKALSYYGQRDSQYMAILEKVGQEYGFDRNTAFNQFSEEQKMIIFEGTGEEVWETQWKFRTKTREGTQQIKMKWEGLDNYLKQEYYKTRKNKFIENLTALFTPAICSNCFGSGLKPERLKFEIGGLSIREIKNLDFSGLDQWIQNANTYLEIDQELVEKIQPFLENTIHRGTQLHIDHLQLNRKSQSLSGGENQRVALITQLNSPLKGVTYLLDEPSAGLSGHNIPDLIAILQELVAKGNTVLVIEHNKEIIQAASELIEIGPKAGKNGGQITFQGTPADFVKEERTHAYFKKEEFGFEFTSESERKIEIKGVSRYTLQRDLIDIPVGGITALSGKSGIGKTTLVKDIIIPSIRNRNPIYCEQIEYPENYKNAHYFEAKKLRSHSATLLVSYLDILMDIGKIIAENSKLKPKDFSYKTKTSQCPDCRGKGYVETSLDVTANAVETCETCQGQRYNPEILEHTIYNKNIAEVLNLDLHGFELWLKQHGDLQKLWEVLEKLQEIGLGHLNLDQPIQSLSSGEKQRLLLLNWLLQGSKDVLYILDEPSTGLHYEDIDLLLKILKDLSIKNDILVIDHNPYLLEKIGIGLELK, from the coding sequence TTGAAAAAGAAAGACAGATCTATGCGCATTATCAATGCTTACCAGAATAACCTGAAGAATCTTAACCTTGAGATTCCTGAGAATAAATTGATAGTTCTTACCGGACTTTCAGGTTCGGGAAAATCATCGCTGGCCATGGGAGTTATCGGCAATGAAGGTTACAGGTTCTTCCTGGAAAGTTTGCCGGTATATAATCAACAGAATGCGAATCTTATTCCGACTGCGGAAGTTGATGATATCGAGGATCTTCCTCCGGTTATTAAAGTAGAACAATCCAAAAGGTTTCAATCCATTAATACCACCTTCGGAACCCTTTCTGAACTGGCATCGGTCTTCAGAATAATTTTCGCCCGTTATTCCGCAAGTAAACCCATGAGCAAATCTTTATTTTCCTTTAATCATCCTAAAGGAGCCTGTGAAAACTGTCGCGGAATTGGTGAAGCTGAATATATCGATATTGAAAAGCTGGTTGGAGATGAAAATAAGACTTTAAGAGAAGGCGCCATCACTACCACTTTACCGGGTGGTTATATCGTCTATTCTCAAATCACTGTTGAAGAACTTGATAAAGTTTGCCACGCGCATGGTTTTAGCGTGGATATTCCCTGGAAAGATTTGACAGAAGAGCAGAAAGATGTCGTCCTGAATGGAAGCGATCGCCTTAAAGTTTTCTACGGAAAACATACACTAGAATCAAGATTACGTTGGGAAGGCTTTAAGGCGAAACCAAGAGAGGAAGGATATTATAAAGGAATGCTGCCAATAATGCAGGATATTCTTAGAAGAGATCGAAATAAGAACATTTTGAGGTTCGCCAGTTCTAGTATTTGCCCCGCATGTCAAGGCGCCAGGATCAAACCAGATCACCTGAAATTCAAGTGGCAAAACAGAAATTTTGCTGAATGGATGGAAATTCCACTCAGTGAATTACATAAACTTTTAGGGAGCCTTGAACTTAAGGGTGGAGAACAGGACCTGGTTAGTAAGATCCAGGTTCAACTCGACGATCTGGTACAATTAGGAATGGGTGAATACTGTCTAAGTACACCAAGCTCTAAAATCTCTTCTGGTGATGCACAACGTGTTAAGTTGATCAAACAGGTAAACAGCAACCTGCAGGGTATATTATATATTTTCGATGAACCTTCCATTGGTCTGGCAGAAAATTATCAAAAGCATCTACGTCATATTCTACAAAGATTGATCGCCAGGGGAAATACGGTCATGGTCGTAGAGCATGACCTTAATTTTATTCGCTCAGCCGACTGGATCATAGAATTAGGTCCTGAAGCCGGAAAAAATGGAGGAGAGATCATCTTTAACGGTTCAATAGAAAAATTTTTAAAATCTGATTCCAACAGTAGTCCTACTCTGGCGGAAATGAATGCTTCGGAAGAAGATTCTTCAGATGTTTCAAGTAATTCAATAGCTACGATAACTGCGGAAACAGGACGACTGACAGTTATTAGTCGGAAGAATGAAGCGATCGAAAAGAAGCTTCAGGAAATTTCAGAAGAAAGAGATCTGAAGCTTGTTACAGTAAGTGATCAGCCCATTGGTAAAACTCCGCGTTCCAATCCTGCGACCTATACTGGCTTAGCCGATAAAATTCGTGATCTTCTGGCAAAATCTGATGATGCAAAAACTCGCAAATTAGCTAAAGTTTCATTTTCATTTAATAACAAATCAGGCAGATGTGAGGAATGTGAAGGTGCTGGGGTGATAAGTCTTTCCATGAATGTGATGGGAACAATCAACCAGGTTTGCCCTGTTTGCAAAGGTAAACGCTTTAAAAAGGAAGTGCTGGAAGTTAAATGGTATGGGAAGAACATTGCAGATATCTACAATCTAAGCATCCTGGAAGCAATCGATTTTTTCGCAGCAGACCGGAAAATATTGAATATTCTCAAGCTGATGAAGGACCTCGGACTGGAATATTTAAAATTAGGGCAACCTTCCAATACCTTATCTGGAGGAGAAGCCCAGCGAATCAAACTGACCAAGCATTTTGCCAAACCTTCCAGAGACAATATTTTAATACTTGAAGAACCCAGCATTGGACTGCATCAGCGTAATGTTCGCCAATTAATTACTGCTTTGCATAAGCTAAAGGAACAGACAGCAGGTATCGTTTGTTTTGAAAATCATGAACTTTTTAAAATGCAAGCAGACGCTTATTTCGATAATTCACAAGCTGCATTGGTAACTTCAAAACCAGAGTTAGAGATCCAGCAAACAGATGAGATCAGGATACGGGGAGCTCGTACACACTACTTAAAGGATCTTGATCTGGAATTGCAGAAGAATACCTTGAGCGTAGTCACAGGCATCTCGGGATCTGGGAAATCTTCCCTGCTTATAGATACGGTGCATGCGTATGGGATGCAGGAAATGACTCGGCAATTTTCAGCATATCAACAGTCGAGGGTTGGGGTAAACTTCCAAATGGAAGTTGATCAAATTGACGGATTAACTCCCACGATCTGCGTGACCCGAAAAGTGCCTAATTTCACAAACAGGTCTGATCTTGCCAAGCAAACTGGAATCGATAAGCTTTTAAGATTTGCTTTTTCCCGAAAAGCTGAGTTTGAGGGAGAAGAACTTTCAGCCAGTCATTTTTCCAACAATCATGAACTTGGGAAATGTAAGATCTGTGATGGCCTGGGTGAGGAACTGCTTCCGGATGTGAAGAAGCTTGCACCCAATACTAATCTAAGTGTTTCAGAAGGAGTTTTTGAACATAATAAAGCGCTTTCCTACTATGGGCAGAGAGACAGCCAGTATATGGCAATACTCGAAAAAGTAGGGCAGGAATATGGTTTTGACCGAAATACTGCGTTCAACCAGTTTTCCGAAGAACAGAAGATGATCATTTTCGAAGGAACCGGAGAAGAAGTTTGGGAAACGCAGTGGAAGTTCAGAACCAAAACCAGGGAAGGAACTCAGCAGATCAAAATGAAATGGGAAGGGCTGGATAATTACCTCAAGCAGGAATATTATAAGACCCGAAAAAATAAATTTATTGAAAATTTAACCGCTCTGTTTACACCGGCTATTTGTAGCAATTGCTTCGGAAGTGGACTTAAACCGGAAAGATTGAAATTTGAGATTGGAGGACTTTCAATTCGTGAGATCAAGAACCTTGATTTTTCCGGGCTTGATCAGTGGATACAAAATGCAAACACATATTTGGAAATCGATCAGGAATTAGTTGAAAAGATTCAGCCATTTCTTGAAAATACGATACACAGGGGTACTCAGCTACATATAGATCACCTTCAGTTAAACCGAAAATCTCAAAGTTTATCTGGTGGTGAAAACCAGCGGGTGGCTTTGATAACGCAATTAAATAGTCCGTTGAAGGGAGTTACTTATCTTTTGGATGAACCTTCCGCAGGACTTTCGGGGCATAATATTCCGGATCTTATAGCGATTCTGCAGGAATTGGTAGCCAAAGGAAATACTGTACTCGTCATAGAACATAATAAGGAGATCATTCAGGCGGCGTCTGAGCTTATTGAAATTGGTCCAAAAGCTGGGAAAAATGGCGGTCAAATTACTTTCCAGGGAACTCCAGCAGACTTTGTAAAGGAAGAAAGAACCCATGCCTATTTCAAAAAAGAGGAGTTCGGTTTCGAGTTTACTTCAGAAAGCGAGCGAAAAATTGAGATAAAGGGTGTTTCACGTTACACTTTGCAACGCGATCTTATTGATATTCCAGTAGGAGGGATCACTGCACTAAGCGGAAAAAGTGGGATTGGTAAGACAACGCTGGTTAAGGACATCATAATCCCTTCCATTCGAAATAGGAACCCGATTTATTGCGAGCAAATAGAGTATCCTGAAAATTATAAAAATGCCCATTATTTTGAAGCAAAGAAATTAAGATCACATTCCGCCACCTTACTGGTTTCTTACCTGGATATTCTAATGGATATTGGAAAGATCATTGCTGAAAATTCGAAATTGAAACCTAAGGATTTCTCGTATAAAACGAAGACGAGTCAGTGTCCCGATTGTAGAGGAAAGGGTTACGTGGAAACGAGTCTTGATGTTACTGCCAATGCTGTGGAAACCTGTGAAACCTGTCAGGGACAGCGGTACAACCCAGAAATTCTGGAACATACGATTTATAATAAGAATATCGCTGAGGTGCTTAATCTGGATCTTCATGGCTTTGAGCTTTGGTTGAAGCAACATGGTGACCTTCAGAAATTATGGGAGGTTCTGGAAAAACTTCAGGAAATAGGTCTTGGTCATTTAAATTTGGATCAACCTATTCAAAGCCTGTCTTCAGGAGAGAAGCAGCGTCTATTGTTGCTGAACTGGTTGTTGCAGGGTAGCAAAGATGTACTATATATACTTGATGAACCCAGCACTGGCTTACATTATGAAGATATAGATTTGCTCCTAAAGATTCTGAAAGATCTAAGTATTAAAAATGATATTCTGGTGATCGACCATAACCCATATTTACTGGAGAAAATTGGAATCGGTTTAGAGCTGAAGTAA
- a CDS encoding cystathionine beta-synthase: protein MENSKVTKYIQNILPNIPEDWVKLTTHRLDIYNEDLAKTEFLDKFEDLYANNDHSAEKLAELPTAYDYIRLGHPLSSILEWYVGKLNALNSDHIIGFSSQTTPLLAVLRKNLFDKKSTRIIYSEILPEHFNFELFRSVYGYEFETLQIKEGETLPDFDGSSIYITSKADLKELKIDQNIGFLLSLQQDLGSVIIVNGENNTSYISEIQHVRRRETISMTPADTHKLLHKLVNLSSEENSDKNDDNLKKVIEEVQKITATSSKVLVGSCGLSMQYAIMMGLIDDAMAKHPGKGIRIIVPPNCYGGTNDQARRVAACLDNVEIMDLPVDGDNDMVQSTDKVLAQAANENAVPLIIAEIPTNPRVEVPELNKLQEVLAKTRKTADGEVAVDPVFILDQTFCPNVQFCGEDGILSRIRIISYVSGSKFPSGGKCTAGYAVANQKAAELMDKIDTHLKVCDNEATSLQVEILAEQLPSMNQRIADAYKNTREFVNFIKSELPGAKINFVSEELAAAGFTPSVFSLDLPTKGETAAERESFKRSLNQKLIDMMITRIPEESKYCVSYGQLKGCYWTIPATSTQGTTKEDDKDYIARVSVSPDLDLEMHKKVFSQFVEDIK, encoded by the coding sequence ATGGAAAATTCTAAAGTGACAAAATATATACAAAACATACTCCCGAACATTCCCGAAGACTGGGTAAAATTAACTACACACAGGCTGGATATATATAATGAGGATCTGGCTAAAACCGAGTTTCTGGACAAGTTTGAAGATTTATACGCCAACAATGATCATAGCGCTGAAAAACTAGCTGAGTTACCAACCGCATATGATTATATAAGATTAGGGCATCCGCTTTCCTCTATTCTGGAATGGTACGTGGGTAAATTGAATGCTTTGAATTCTGATCATATTATAGGTTTCTCCTCTCAAACTACTCCCCTGCTCGCTGTACTGCGGAAGAATTTATTTGATAAGAAAAGCACCCGAATTATCTATTCTGAAATTCTTCCGGAACATTTCAATTTTGAGCTTTTCCGAAGTGTCTATGGATATGAATTTGAGACATTACAGATCAAAGAAGGTGAAACACTTCCAGATTTTGACGGTAGTAGCATTTATATCACTTCCAAAGCAGATCTTAAAGAGTTGAAAATTGATCAAAACATTGGTTTTCTGCTAAGTCTTCAGCAGGATTTAGGTAGTGTAATTATTGTAAATGGAGAAAACAACACTTCCTATATTTCCGAAATTCAGCACGTACGCAGAAGAGAAACGATCTCGATGACTCCGGCAGACACTCATAAATTGCTACATAAGCTGGTAAACCTTTCTTCCGAAGAGAATTCGGATAAAAATGATGACAACCTTAAAAAAGTGATTGAAGAAGTTCAGAAGATCACTGCGACAAGTTCAAAAGTTCTTGTAGGTTCTTGTGGTCTTTCCATGCAATACGCGATCATGATGGGGCTTATCGATGACGCGATGGCCAAACATCCAGGGAAAGGCATTCGAATTATCGTGCCACCAAACTGTTATGGGGGAACTAATGATCAGGCTCGTCGTGTTGCTGCCTGTCTGGATAATGTTGAGATCATGGATCTACCTGTAGATGGCGATAATGATATGGTCCAGAGCACCGATAAGGTACTAGCTCAGGCAGCGAATGAAAATGCAGTGCCGTTGATCATTGCTGAAATTCCTACAAATCCGCGTGTTGAAGTTCCTGAACTTAATAAATTACAGGAGGTTCTGGCGAAAACCCGAAAGACTGCAGATGGTGAAGTTGCTGTAGACCCGGTATTTATATTGGATCAAACCTTTTGCCCGAATGTACAGTTTTGCGGTGAAGATGGTATTCTTTCCAGGATCAGAATAATTTCCTACGTGAGTGGATCCAAATTCCCAAGTGGTGGAAAATGTACCGCTGGTTATGCTGTGGCGAATCAAAAAGCTGCCGAATTGATGGATAAGATCGATACGCATTTGAAAGTATGCGATAATGAAGCAACCTCACTGCAGGTCGAAATTCTGGCGGAACAATTACCGTCCATGAATCAGAGAATTGCTGATGCCTATAAAAATACCCGTGAATTTGTAAATTTCATCAAATCTGAACTTCCCGGTGCAAAGATCAATTTTGTTTCTGAAGAGTTAGCTGCTGCTGGTTTTACACCTTCAGTATTTTCTCTTGACCTTCCTACAAAAGGAGAAACCGCTGCAGAACGTGAATCTTTCAAAAGATCCCTGAATCAAAAACTGATCGATATGATGATCACTAGGATTCCTGAAGAAAGCAAGTATTGTGTAAGTTACGGCCAGTTAAAAGGTTGTTACTGGACGATACCGGCGACCTCAACTCAGGGTACCACAAAAGAAGATGACAAGGATTACATCGCGCGGGTTTCGGTTTCACCAGACCTTGACCTCGAGATGCATAAAAAAGTATTTTCGCAGTTCGTGGAAGATATCAAATAG
- a CDS encoding histidine kinase produces the protein MLSYKINRSFIGLLFCVQFIWAQNFPSRNYSAANELPNNAVRALFVDSNNVLWIGTENGIVSKQNNIFQSYFEEDGLALNSCWAITEDMQNRIWFGSYGGGISVFDGDDFKNLSTKDGLVHDEIVHLFPYEDYIYVGTSDGVSRIDINTFDIQSWKNEGSEALLRVSGFFEFEKELYVTTYRTGVFKVTSEGSFSLKQANDQKYIYAAFVDNNSIFSSNKGHYIKSEISEYIQPGKLTSKEFGSSIIWDYVKTRDSIIYAAAWGIYDSNGGIFELNENFSNRSKSFGITGKDAFSLAYDASFERLYVGTLNSGLYEIQLKPLVRFLEQSGHHYQAFAAINGTSAYMMNEGIQLKSANEQINIPLRKFKNWQQNYINTTSTVLPKHEDQFYELDHSTVASDIQFYDIKTSNNLYWINSNIGLFAINTDGLLHSYLPLHSEEINFTNDGKLIETNPYGGVRIYDDPIKLSYKYYAQDHKDTPTMVVSSLQTENKTYFTSVFSGLYKYENGRFQSFLNSKIWKEKNLRHIVSHNDNLAVSSEFGDVYIIRDRPKAFEIVRKIPRASIQGNTISFLNSYGTTLIIGTERGITLVEKDRFIILDEEQGLEQPFFSSKIENDELHIGSENGIFRVNIEEILASSNRVTGIQLKDLFVNNSEYNLPENTLNDLDLDYDENTVLLSFSTNAHPYPKKLQYQYRLNQDEEWSTPTSNSEILLPYLPANKYEVQVRVLDSSTGLRYSQNVLNFNIKPPFWKTWWFFTYIFLALMAIVYAIYKYELAKNKRFERQKRAIQRRFEETKMEALLAQMNPHFIFNAMNSIQNYIMDSDIDNATIFLGDFAKLIRLNLDHCTKPTILLVEEIEYLQSYIRVENTRMNNAVEVNFELDPTIDTYDVEVPTMILQTFVENVFVHAFTVESIDPKLDIIFKKLDEHALCCKIIDNGSGFSAAGKNPLHNSKGLSLVKERLVLLGYEIEDALHIESEPGKGTVVSLKLHLQR, from the coding sequence ATGCTATCTTACAAAATCAATAGAAGCTTTATAGGCCTTCTTTTTTGTGTCCAGTTCATCTGGGCCCAGAACTTTCCCTCCAGAAACTATTCTGCTGCGAATGAATTACCGAATAATGCAGTCCGCGCATTGTTCGTTGATAGCAATAATGTGCTATGGATAGGTACCGAGAATGGAATTGTAAGTAAGCAAAATAATATTTTTCAAAGCTATTTCGAAGAAGATGGTCTCGCCCTGAATAGCTGCTGGGCGATCACTGAAGATATGCAGAACAGGATCTGGTTTGGAAGTTATGGTGGCGGGATCAGTGTTTTCGATGGTGATGATTTCAAGAATCTCTCCACAAAAGACGGTCTAGTTCATGATGAGATCGTCCATCTTTTCCCATACGAAGACTACATCTACGTTGGAACCAGTGATGGTGTCTCAAGAATTGATATAAATACATTCGACATTCAGTCCTGGAAAAATGAAGGATCTGAGGCTCTACTAAGAGTTTCCGGATTTTTCGAATTTGAAAAGGAACTATATGTTACAACCTATAGAACTGGAGTTTTTAAAGTTACTTCGGAAGGGTCTTTCAGCTTAAAACAGGCAAACGATCAAAAGTATATATATGCTGCTTTCGTTGACAATAACAGCATATTCAGTAGCAATAAGGGGCATTATATAAAATCTGAAATTTCAGAATATATCCAACCGGGGAAGCTTACTTCAAAAGAATTTGGAAGTTCAATAATCTGGGACTATGTAAAAACGAGGGACTCTATTATCTATGCCGCAGCCTGGGGAATTTATGATAGTAACGGAGGTATATTTGAGCTGAACGAAAATTTCAGTAATCGCTCAAAATCTTTTGGGATAACGGGAAAAGACGCATTTTCGCTTGCTTACGACGCGTCTTTTGAAAGATTATACGTAGGAACATTGAACTCTGGACTTTACGAGATCCAGTTAAAGCCTTTGGTAAGATTCCTCGAACAGAGCGGCCATCATTATCAAGCTTTTGCTGCGATCAATGGAACTTCAGCTTATATGATGAACGAGGGGATTCAGTTAAAGTCTGCAAATGAACAGATCAATATTCCTTTGAGAAAGTTCAAGAATTGGCAGCAGAATTATATTAATACCACCTCGACAGTCCTTCCGAAGCATGAAGATCAATTTTACGAACTGGATCATTCTACCGTGGCCAGCGATATTCAGTTCTATGATATCAAAACTTCAAATAACCTTTATTGGATAAATTCTAATATTGGCTTATTTGCAATTAATACTGATGGATTACTGCACTCCTATTTACCATTGCATTCAGAAGAGATCAATTTCACGAATGATGGGAAATTGATCGAAACCAATCCGTATGGAGGTGTTCGAATTTACGACGATCCGATAAAACTGTCCTACAAATATTATGCACAAGACCACAAGGATACACCAACTATGGTGGTAAGCAGTTTGCAAACTGAAAATAAAACCTATTTCACATCAGTATTTTCTGGTCTTTATAAATATGAAAATGGCCGATTCCAATCTTTTCTGAATTCTAAAATCTGGAAGGAAAAAAATCTTCGCCATATTGTATCTCACAACGACAACCTGGCTGTTTCCAGTGAATTTGGTGATGTATACATTATCCGGGATAGGCCTAAAGCCTTTGAAATAGTACGCAAAATACCCCGAGCCAGTATTCAGGGAAACACCATTTCGTTTCTAAACTCTTATGGCACAACTCTAATTATTGGGACCGAACGTGGTATAACGCTGGTCGAGAAGGACAGATTCATCATTCTGGACGAAGAACAAGGCCTGGAACAGCCGTTTTTCAGCAGTAAAATCGAAAACGATGAATTGCATATTGGAAGTGAAAATGGGATTTTCAGGGTTAATATCGAAGAAATTCTTGCTTCGTCAAATCGTGTAACCGGCATTCAGCTAAAAGATCTATTTGTTAATAACAGTGAATACAATCTACCTGAAAATACTTTAAATGATCTCGATCTTGATTACGATGAGAATACAGTGCTGCTCAGCTTTTCTACTAATGCTCATCCATATCCTAAGAAATTACAATATCAATACAGGCTAAATCAGGATGAAGAATGGAGTACTCCAACCTCCAATTCTGAAATTTTATTGCCATACCTTCCAGCTAATAAATATGAGGTCCAGGTTCGTGTTCTGGATTCCAGTACAGGATTAAGATACTCTCAGAACGTTCTCAACTTCAACATTAAACCACCATTCTGGAAAACCTGGTGGTTCTTTACCTATATTTTTCTAGCACTAATGGCGATCGTTTACGCGATCTATAAATACGAACTTGCTAAGAACAAACGATTCGAACGGCAAAAGCGTGCTATCCAAAGGAGGTTTGAAGAAACTAAAATGGAAGCTTTACTCGCTCAAATGAATCCGCATTTTATCTTCAATGCTATGAATTCCATTCAGAATTATATTATGGATAGCGATATTGATAACGCCACGATATTCCTGGGTGATTTTGCCAAACTCATTCGCCTTAACCTTGATCACTGTACCAAACCTACGATTTTACTGGTTGAAGAGATCGAATATTTACAATCTTACATACGGGTTGAAAACACTCGGATGAATAATGCCGTAGAGGTTAATTTTGAGTTGGATCCTACGATCGACACTTATGATGTAGAGGTTCCTACCATGATTCTTCAAACATTTGTCGAAAACGTATTTGTTCATGCATTTACCGTTGAAAGCATAGATCCAAAACTGGATATAATTTTTAAAAAGCTGGATGAGCATGCTCTGTGCTGCAAAATCATCGACAATGGTTCTGGTTTTTCGGCCGCTGGAAAGAATCCGCTACATAATTCCAAAGGTTTAAGCTTAGTGAAAGAAAGGCTTGTCCTTTTAGGCTATGAGATTGAAGATGCGCTGCACATAGAATCTGAGCCTGGAAAAGGAACCGTAGTTAGCCTGAAATTACATTTGCAACGATAA
- a CDS encoding LytTR family DNA-binding domain-containing protein: MIKVVIIDDELSAQNVLEKTLLRHFPNKFNIVAKCHSVDSGVIAINNYAPELVFLDIQMPEKSGFELFKQFELINFEVIFTTAHNRFAVQAIRQSALDYILKPINHIDLGDAIKRFEERKRKLSTKDKLTLLLENLNVNDQNIAKLAFPTLEGFELIHSNQILHCKAESNYCSIKGIDGTTKTATKTLKFVEEILPSAFLRIHKSYVINLNFVVRYHKANKEVELTNGEKLPVSFRKEEEFINAILQNQ; encoded by the coding sequence ATGATAAAAGTAGTCATCATCGACGATGAATTAAGTGCTCAAAATGTACTTGAAAAAACACTTCTAAGGCATTTCCCCAACAAATTTAATATTGTAGCTAAATGCCATTCTGTTGACTCTGGCGTTATTGCTATCAATAACTACGCACCTGAATTGGTTTTTCTTGATATTCAGATGCCGGAAAAGAGCGGTTTTGAATTATTCAAGCAGTTCGAACTTATTAATTTTGAAGTGATCTTTACCACCGCACATAATCGTTTCGCCGTTCAGGCTATAAGGCAAAGCGCTCTAGATTATATCCTGAAACCCATCAATCATATTGACCTGGGAGATGCGATCAAACGTTTTGAGGAACGCAAAAGAAAATTATCTACTAAAGATAAACTGACGTTACTACTCGAGAACCTGAATGTAAATGATCAAAATATAGCAAAACTGGCCTTCCCAACGCTGGAAGGTTTTGAGCTGATTCATTCCAACCAGATCCTACATTGTAAGGCTGAGAGTAATTATTGTTCGATCAAAGGTATTGATGGAACTACAAAAACTGCCACAAAAACACTTAAGTTTGTAGAGGAAATCCTCCCTTCAGCATTTCTAAGAATACATAAAAGTTATGTTATCAACCTGAACTTTGTTGTGCGCTATCATAAAGCGAACAAGGAAGTTGAGTTAACCAACGGGGAGAAACTTCCGGTTTCCTTCCGTAAAGAAGAGGAATTCATCAATGCTATCTTACAAAATCAATAG